One segment of Neobacillus endophyticus DNA contains the following:
- a CDS encoding Hsp20/alpha crystallin family protein, giving the protein MFPWNLFPFNKDMKESLQKLKPEEIDKYVQDIISKVMPGNMQGMMNPQELFNGFSSRSTPQTSPSPDTLGASAYETHDYVFVRIPIKSEEWIKKLRLFHTSNQLIIEHVPQYEDKHTITLPAIVKKKGASANYKDGVLEVKIPKNVDMQFSQIDVMEIL; this is encoded by the coding sequence ATGTTCCCATGGAATTTATTCCCTTTTAATAAAGATATGAAGGAGTCATTGCAAAAACTTAAGCCAGAGGAAATAGACAAATATGTCCAGGATATCATCTCAAAAGTAATGCCAGGAAATATGCAGGGGATGATGAATCCTCAGGAGCTTTTCAACGGATTTTCATCACGCTCAACTCCACAAACATCTCCGTCTCCGGACACATTAGGTGCATCCGCCTACGAAACACATGATTATGTATTTGTCAGGATTCCGATTAAGAGTGAGGAGTGGATCAAAAAACTGCGCTTATTTCATACTTCAAATCAACTCATAATCGAGCATGTTCCACAGTATGAAGATAAACATACCATTACATTGCCGGCGATTGTTAAAAAGAAAGGGGCATCTGCCAATTATAAAGATGGAGTTCTCGAGGTAAAAATTCCTAAAAACGTGGATATGCAATTTTCACAAATCGATGTTATGGAAATTTTATAA
- a CDS encoding GNAT family N-acetyltransferase, translating into MLKKRELLDSHTLYELMTHPDVFPFVRQKAASYEEFLFMTKQTIEAEERGELISRTILDEWGNPIGVINLFDIQDNAGFLGTWLGKPFHGKGYNQIAKDAFFQELFYEKGIETVFMRIRKVNIRSIKAAEKLPYSVLANETRKSVYEQLNAKEEVYDLYEIPKDLFTLNALRNTSSQADDGTQLLEA; encoded by the coding sequence ATGCTCAAGAAACGAGAGCTACTAGACAGTCACACACTTTACGAATTAATGACGCATCCAGATGTCTTCCCTTTTGTACGTCAAAAAGCGGCCTCATACGAAGAATTTCTCTTTATGACCAAGCAAACCATTGAAGCAGAAGAGCGCGGGGAATTAATATCCCGAACGATTCTAGATGAATGGGGCAACCCGATTGGCGTCATCAATCTTTTTGATATCCAGGACAATGCTGGATTTTTGGGTACTTGGCTTGGAAAACCGTTTCACGGAAAAGGTTATAACCAAATAGCTAAAGATGCGTTTTTCCAAGAGCTATTTTACGAAAAAGGAATTGAAACAGTTTTTATGCGGATCAGAAAAGTTAATATCCGTTCTATCAAAGCGGCAGAAAAACTTCCCTATTCTGTCTTGGCTAATGAAACTAGAAAATCCGTATATGAACAACTAAATGCAAAAGAAGAAGTATATGATTTGTATGAAATTCCTAAAGATTTGTTCACATTAAATGCATTGCGAAACACTTCATCCCAAGCAGACGATGGCACGCAGCTATTAGAAGCGTAA
- a CDS encoding Hsp20/alpha crystallin family protein: MDMEKFKKWMDDAQQYQSDAFWNKIFDSSKKNSAPITPLSISEYIPKCDVYELDHHLIVEAEMPGLTKDHIHISIQQQLLIITGEFNTLKQNRKYFLKERANRKFKKEVTLPYPIIHRQIKSEIRNGILIIILPINREEVEDIPISFE; this comes from the coding sequence ATGGATATGGAAAAATTTAAAAAGTGGATGGATGATGCACAACAATATCAATCTGATGCTTTTTGGAATAAAATTTTTGACTCCAGTAAAAAAAATTCTGCCCCAATAACACCATTATCTATTTCCGAATATATTCCAAAATGTGATGTATATGAACTGGATCACCACCTTATTGTTGAAGCTGAAATGCCAGGACTGACAAAAGATCATATCCATATTTCCATTCAGCAGCAGCTACTCATTATAACAGGGGAATTTAACACTTTAAAGCAAAACCGAAAATATTTTTTGAAGGAACGGGCAAATCGAAAATTCAAAAAGGAAGTGACCCTCCCTTACCCGATTATACATCGTCAAATAAAATCAGAAATTCGGAATGGAATATTAATCATTATCCTGCCGATCAATCGTGAGGAAGTGGAAGACATCCCCATTTCCTTTGAATAA